In Phaeobacter piscinae, one genomic interval encodes:
- a CDS encoding MalY/PatB family protein, translating to MDFDKIIDRRNTHCIKWDMMEDLYNVPRDEGLSMWVADMDFAVPSVVTDKMREMADHGVYGYVNCDRPYKSAICWWMQNRHGWSVDPEAIFTTTGLVNGVGMCLDTYTQPGDGIVLFTPVYHAFAKVIRNAGRDVVECELAVNDGRYEMDFAAYDAQMTGTEKMVILCSPHNPVGRVWTEEELRGVADFAKRHDLILLSDEIHHDLVFDGATHIPMQNAAPDITDRLLMLTAPSKTFNFAGMHTGQVIIPDPDLRAQFSRRMLALALSPNSPGQWATAAAYSPEGAAWVDELVPYLDGNRQLFDAAVNEIPGLRSTRLEATYLAWVDFSGTGMSREEFTARVEQSAKIAANHGPSFGTGGDTFLRFNLGTQRARVEEACERLRDAFSDLQ from the coding sequence ATGGATTTTGACAAGATCATTGACCGCCGGAACACACATTGCATCAAGTGGGACATGATGGAGGATCTCTACAATGTCCCGCGCGACGAGGGCCTGTCGATGTGGGTTGCGGATATGGATTTCGCAGTTCCATCGGTGGTGACCGACAAGATGCGCGAGATGGCAGACCACGGCGTCTATGGATACGTAAATTGCGACCGCCCCTACAAATCCGCGATCTGCTGGTGGATGCAGAACCGCCACGGATGGTCGGTCGATCCGGAGGCGATTTTCACCACCACAGGCTTGGTGAACGGCGTCGGCATGTGCTTGGACACCTACACACAACCGGGCGACGGGATCGTTCTCTTCACGCCAGTCTATCACGCTTTTGCCAAGGTCATCCGCAACGCCGGGCGCGACGTGGTGGAATGTGAACTCGCCGTCAATGATGGACGGTATGAGATGGATTTCGCGGCTTATGACGCACAGATGACCGGCACCGAGAAAATGGTCATCCTCTGCTCGCCGCATAATCCGGTTGGCCGTGTCTGGACCGAGGAAGAGCTGCGCGGCGTTGCGGATTTTGCCAAGCGGCACGATCTGATCCTGCTGTCGGACGAAATTCATCACGATCTGGTCTTCGACGGTGCCACACATATCCCGATGCAGAACGCAGCGCCGGACATCACTGACCGCCTGCTCATGCTGACCGCGCCGTCCAAAACCTTCAACTTTGCTGGCATGCACACCGGTCAGGTCATCATTCCGGATCCCGATCTGCGTGCGCAATTCTCTCGCCGGATGCTGGCGCTGGCCCTCTCGCCGAATTCCCCTGGCCAATGGGCAACGGCAGCAGCCTATTCTCCCGAAGGCGCCGCCTGGGTGGATGAGTTGGTGCCCTACCTTGATGGCAATCGCCAGCTCTTCGATGCTGCTGTGAATGAGATCCCGGGTCTACGCTCCACCCGTCTGGAGGCGACCTATCTCGCTTGGGTCGATTTCTCTGGCACCGGCATGAGCCGCGAGGAATTTACGGCGCGGGTAGAACAGAGCGCCAAGATTGCCGCCAATCACGGTCCAAGTTTTGGCACTGGTGGCGACACATTCCTGCGCTTCAACCTCGGCACGCAACGCGCGCGGGTGGAAGAGGCTTGCGAACGGCTGCGCGACGCGTTCTCCGACCTGCAATAG
- a CDS encoding glutathione S-transferase family protein, giving the protein MGLLIDGVWHDQWYDTASSGGAFKRSQAQFRNWVTKDGQAGPSGKGGFAAESGRYHLYVSLACPWAHRTLIFRQLKALTDHITVSVVHPDMLDKGWSFEKDHHGATGDHLFGYDHVHQIYTRADPQYSGRVTVPILWDKKENTIVSNESADIIRMFNSAFDEITGNHDDYWPEELREPIEAVNSRVYSTLNNGVYKCGFATTQEAYDAAIDPLFDTLDWLEDILSEHRFLLGDRLTEADWRLFTTLVRFDPVYHLHFKCNRRRLIDYPHLWAYTRALYQWPGVSDTVGREHIVRHYHYSHDTINPHRIIPTNPRIDWMAPHHRD; this is encoded by the coding sequence ATGGGCCTCTTGATTGATGGCGTCTGGCACGACCAATGGTACGACACTGCGTCATCCGGTGGTGCGTTCAAACGCTCGCAGGCGCAGTTTCGGAACTGGGTCACCAAAGATGGACAGGCAGGACCATCCGGCAAAGGTGGCTTTGCCGCCGAAAGCGGACGCTACCATCTCTATGTTTCGCTGGCCTGCCCTTGGGCGCATCGCACACTCATCTTCCGTCAGCTAAAAGCGCTGACCGATCACATCACCGTTTCCGTTGTGCACCCGGATATGTTGGACAAGGGCTGGAGCTTTGAAAAGGACCACCATGGCGCCACAGGGGACCACCTGTTCGGATATGACCATGTGCACCAGATATACACCCGTGCCGATCCCCAGTACTCAGGACGGGTCACGGTTCCAATTCTTTGGGATAAAAAGGAAAATACTATCGTCTCAAACGAAAGCGCCGACATCATTCGCATGTTCAACAGCGCCTTTGACGAGATCACCGGCAACCACGACGACTATTGGCCGGAGGAACTGCGAGAACCGATTGAGGCCGTGAACAGCCGGGTCTATTCCACCTTGAACAATGGTGTCTACAAATGCGGTTTTGCCACCACACAGGAAGCGTATGATGCCGCGATCGACCCTTTGTTTGACACATTGGACTGGCTGGAAGATATCCTGTCAGAGCACCGCTTCCTTCTGGGTGACAGGCTGACTGAGGCGGACTGGCGGTTGTTTACCACATTGGTCCGCTTCGATCCTGTCTACCATCTGCATTTTAAGTGTAACCGTCGACGTTTGATCGATTATCCACATCTCTGGGCCTACACGCGTGCGCTTTATCAATGGCCGGGAGTGTCAGACACCGTCGGGAGGGAACATATCGTGCGCCACTATCACTACAGTCACGACACCATCAATCCTCATCGGATCATACCAACCAATCCGCGTATCGACTGGATGGCCCCACACCATCGTGACTGA
- a CDS encoding threonine-phosphate decarboxylase: MLDLTEVPQRDHGGNLSAAISEYGGVASDWIDISTGINPVPYPVADLTVADWGALPDQAALNGLITAARSFWQVPKEAAILAAPGASALIAAIPALADPRWVQITPPTYNEHAAAFTARGWQTVTSGPAEACVLVHPNNPDGRRWDAGDVQAPLVVIDESFCDVCPAESLMHLAERPGVVILKSFGKFWGLAGLRLGFAIGDPCLIGDLAAWQGPWAVSGPALRIGAQALQDVDWANTTRARLQQDAKRLDKMVTEKGAKLVGGTDLFRLYEVDDAAAWQARLAGAQIWTRIFPYSKTYLRLGLPTGEGWARLEAAL, encoded by the coding sequence ATGCTGGATCTGACAGAGGTCCCCCAGCGGGACCACGGCGGCAACCTCAGCGCCGCAATTTCCGAATATGGTGGTGTAGCCAGCGACTGGATCGATATCTCGACCGGGATCAATCCCGTGCCCTACCCGGTGGCTGATCTGACCGTCGCAGACTGGGGTGCTCTGCCCGATCAAGCCGCGCTGAACGGATTGATCACTGCTGCGCGCAGTTTCTGGCAAGTACCAAAAGAAGCGGCAATTCTGGCAGCGCCAGGGGCTTCGGCACTGATCGCGGCAATTCCGGCCTTGGCAGATCCGCGCTGGGTACAAATAACGCCACCGACCTACAACGAACACGCCGCCGCGTTCACTGCTCGCGGGTGGCAGACGGTCACTTCCGGCCCGGCAGAGGCCTGCGTGCTGGTTCACCCAAACAACCCAGATGGCCGCCGCTGGGACGCCGGAGATGTGCAGGCCCCTCTGGTCGTGATCGATGAGAGCTTCTGTGACGTCTGCCCTGCAGAGAGTCTGATGCACCTGGCCGAGCGCCCCGGCGTTGTCATCCTCAAAAGTTTTGGCAAGTTCTGGGGCCTCGCAGGGCTGAGGCTGGGATTTGCCATCGGCGATCCCTGCCTGATAGGCGATCTTGCCGCATGGCAGGGGCCATGGGCTGTCTCCGGTCCGGCCCTGCGTATCGGCGCGCAAGCGCTACAGGATGTGGACTGGGCAAACACCACGCGGGCGCGGTTGCAGCAGGATGCAAAACGGCTGGACAAGATGGTGACCGAAAAGGGAGCGAAACTGGTCGGCGGCACCGATCTATTCCGCCTGTATGAAGTGGACGATGCCGCTGCATGGCAGGCCCGGCTCGCCGGCGCTCAAATTTGGACTCGTATTTTCCCATACTCTAAAACCTATCTGCGGCTTGGTCTGCCGACGGGTGAAGGTTGGGCACGGCTTGAGGCCGCTCTGTGA
- the cbiB gene encoding adenosylcobinamide-phosphate synthase CbiB produces MTTAALLIPALLLDAIFGEPRWLWSRLPHPAVLMGRAVSLVDQTLNTAKHRKARGVLAITLLVVSAGWLGWLLTLFGPLVQILVAAILLAQRSLCDHIEAVADGLRLDLTKGRKAVALIVSRDTSGMTTPQVARSAIESGAENFSDGVVAPAFWFLIGGLPGLMIYKITNTADSMIGYRTPRHREFGWAAARLDDLLNLIPARLSALMIATVGLVLRSWPDITQDARRHRSPNAGWPEAAMARAMRIALAGPRSYDGKLQDFAWVNASGSKSASAHSIMRCIHLLWASWAFGLALTVAIAALL; encoded by the coding sequence GTGACCACTGCCGCCCTGTTGATCCCGGCGCTGCTGCTGGATGCCATTTTTGGGGAGCCGCGCTGGCTCTGGTCACGGTTGCCCCATCCCGCAGTTCTGATGGGGCGTGCCGTGTCCCTCGTTGATCAGACGCTGAACACCGCAAAGCACCGCAAAGCGCGTGGCGTTCTGGCTATAACGCTTCTTGTAGTATCAGCGGGCTGGCTTGGCTGGCTGCTGACTCTGTTCGGCCCCTTGGTTCAAATCTTGGTCGCGGCCATTTTGCTGGCGCAGCGGTCGCTCTGCGATCACATAGAGGCCGTGGCCGATGGTCTGCGTCTTGATTTGACAAAAGGCCGCAAGGCGGTTGCGTTGATTGTCAGCCGAGACACCTCTGGTATGACCACGCCGCAGGTCGCACGTTCTGCCATCGAAAGCGGGGCAGAGAACTTTTCCGATGGCGTAGTCGCCCCTGCGTTCTGGTTTCTGATCGGCGGCCTCCCGGGCCTGATGATCTATAAGATCACCAATACAGCAGACAGCATGATCGGTTACAGAACGCCGCGTCACAGAGAATTTGGCTGGGCGGCTGCCAGGTTGGATGACCTGCTGAACCTAATCCCGGCGCGCCTATCCGCATTGATGATTGCCACCGTTGGCTTGGTCTTGCGTAGCTGGCCTGACATTACCCAGGATGCCCGCCGCCACCGCTCCCCGAATGCTGGCTGGCCCGAGGCCGCAATGGCGCGCGCGATGCGGATCGCGCTCGCCGGTCCGCGATCCTACGATGGGAAACTGCAGGACTTCGCCTGGGTCAACGCCAGTGGCTCCAAAAGCGCCAGCGCCCACAGCATCATGCGCTGCATACATCTTCTATGGGCTTCTTGGGCCTTCGGGCTTGCGCTAACGGTTGCCATTGCCGCGCTGTTGTAG
- a CDS encoding lytic murein transglycosylase translates to MLRTSILALVSFLLPLQAHAQCGGGFRNFVQLMKEEALTGGYDSATVNRFFENVRQDPAVLKADRAQGVFQKPFIEFSRRLISKSRLDRGQAMSRKYDATFRRIETTYGIDRSVLLAFWAFETDYGAVQGNFNTLNALVTLAHDCRRPELFRPQVFAALELFRQDNFDPRRTTGAWAGEIGMVQMLPGDILENGVDADGDGHVSLKTSAPDALMSGAKMLSHLGWRPNEPWLQEVTIPADLDLSLSGVHHKRTVADWQALGVNPRAGRLAEHDTKAALILPQGHKGPAFLAYPNFDVYFEWNQSFTYVLTAAYFATRLSGAASYDAGNPDTGLAAKQMEQLQRKLQARGHDVGDVDGILGAKTRVAVQKEQKRLGLPADAWPTPALLSRL, encoded by the coding sequence GTGTTGCGCACAAGCATTCTCGCCCTTGTCTCATTTCTGCTTCCGCTTCAGGCCCATGCGCAATGTGGTGGCGGGTTTCGCAATTTCGTTCAGCTGATGAAGGAAGAGGCGCTGACGGGGGGCTATGACAGCGCCACGGTCAATCGTTTCTTTGAGAACGTGCGCCAAGATCCCGCAGTCCTAAAGGCCGACCGCGCGCAGGGCGTGTTCCAGAAACCCTTCATCGAGTTTTCGCGCAGGTTGATCTCCAAGAGCCGCCTGGACCGTGGTCAAGCGATGTCGCGTAAATACGACGCCACATTCCGCAGGATAGAGACGACCTATGGCATTGATCGCAGCGTTTTGCTCGCGTTCTGGGCCTTTGAAACCGACTACGGCGCAGTGCAGGGAAATTTCAACACGTTGAATGCGCTGGTGACCCTGGCCCATGATTGCCGTCGGCCCGAGTTGTTCCGTCCGCAGGTCTTTGCCGCACTGGAATTGTTCCGTCAGGACAATTTTGATCCGCGCCGCACCACCGGCGCCTGGGCCGGTGAAATCGGCATGGTCCAGATGCTGCCCGGCGATATTCTGGAAAACGGTGTTGATGCCGATGGTGACGGCCATGTCAGCCTCAAGACGTCCGCCCCAGATGCATTGATGTCCGGCGCAAAGATGCTTTCTCATCTGGGATGGCGCCCGAATGAGCCTTGGTTGCAGGAGGTGACGATCCCTGCCGATCTCGACCTGAGCCTTAGCGGTGTTCACCACAAGAGAACAGTTGCTGACTGGCAAGCACTGGGCGTAAACCCTCGTGCGGGTCGGCTAGCGGAGCATGACACAAAGGCCGCGCTGATCCTGCCGCAGGGGCATAAGGGGCCTGCCTTCCTCGCCTACCCCAATTTCGACGTCTATTTCGAATGGAACCAGAGCTTTACCTATGTGCTGACTGCCGCATATTTTGCGACCCGGTTGTCGGGCGCTGCGAGCTACGATGCAGGCAATCCAGACACCGGCCTTGCGGCAAAACAAATGGAACAGTTGCAGCGCAAGCTTCAGGCACGCGGTCATGACGTCGGTGATGTTGATGGGATCCTGGGTGCCAAGACACGTGTTGCTGTCCAAAAAGAACAAAAACGCCTTGGCCTCCCCGCTGACGCCTGGCCAACACCAGCGCTGTTGTCGCGTCTCTGA
- a CDS encoding YbjN domain-containing protein, producing MKFLSLLTAAALFVLPGLGHAENILAKDATTLARFFETEGVEFEVTTDDVGDPKLKVDYYGNDFSIYFYGCENNKNCDAIQFFSGYQTDGGVRVVKINEWNTENRFGRAYISDEGSARVELDVYLGDTGMNPDDFAELLGYWSRIVQDFEEFINW from the coding sequence ATGAAATTTCTTTCTCTACTGACCGCCGCTGCCCTGTTTGTCCTCCCGGGCCTTGGGCATGCTGAAAACATTCTGGCCAAGGATGCGACCACCCTTGCGCGTTTCTTCGAGACCGAAGGCGTTGAATTTGAGGTCACCACCGATGATGTCGGCGACCCAAAGCTGAAGGTCGACTACTACGGCAATGATTTCTCAATCTATTTCTACGGCTGCGAAAACAACAAGAACTGTGATGCGATCCAGTTCTTCTCCGGTTATCAGACAGATGGCGGCGTGCGTGTGGTCAAGATCAATGAGTGGAACACCGAAAACCGTTTTGGTCGGGCCTATATTTCGGACGAAGGGTCCGCTCGGGTCGAATTGGATGTGTATCTGGGGGACACCGGCATGAATCCCGACGATTTTGCTGAGCTGCTGGGCTACTGGTCGCGGATCGTTCAGGATTTCGAGGAATTCATCAACTGGTGA